One genomic window of Nitrospirota bacterium includes the following:
- a CDS encoding DUF4832 domain-containing protein, with protein sequence MNGASSFRSFGLIFVLLPILVVLSGCNADSTVESQEIIATQETLEAQDVTVQPEEDQTSVIRNPAMGWVLYADAFADFPQADIYWESQNPYAGSASILYIRLPWSQLEPTEGVYAWEDDQNFKDLIQGALDRGLKLAFRVYVDSEGSYQQATPQYVIDAGADGAVDTKGRWSPYVDDPVFQEKFSLFLNAFGKEYNDPAVVDFVDGNGLGVWGEGNRLKLQEGDVSAVLRWITGAYAANFTRVLLGVQYNKNSTGFGLDNIDAVALEEYGYVIRKDTLGLPYWFIEADKERIRSHFPGIPFYAENVYQYLQSRRKWENDYDTLRAALEAVLNDALSLHANTLDLRIPEDTEAWFSEAPDLVQEFIVKGGYRLIPAEITYPDRVEQGGEITISHTWKNTGVGVLPNNKPQWNYKYKVAFALIDPATEQVVFRAIDGVAEPSAWVEGGQYSYTLKAFLDSVPAGSYKLGCAIIDSTLDNTPAISLAILNEKTDSGWYILGDISVD encoded by the coding sequence ATGAATGGGGCAAGTTCTTTCAGAAGTTTTGGACTGATTTTCGTGCTTCTGCCCATACTTGTGGTCCTGTCGGGCTGCAACGCCGATTCCACTGTTGAGTCTCAGGAGATAATTGCAACTCAAGAGACTCTCGAGGCTCAGGATGTAACGGTTCAGCCTGAAGAGGATCAGACAAGTGTGATCAGAAACCCGGCGATGGGATGGGTGTTGTATGCTGATGCATTTGCTGATTTCCCTCAGGCCGATATATATTGGGAAAGCCAGAACCCTTATGCAGGGAGTGCGAGCATCCTTTATATAAGACTTCCATGGTCCCAGCTTGAACCAACAGAAGGCGTTTATGCATGGGAAGACGACCAGAACTTTAAAGACCTCATTCAGGGCGCGCTGGACAGGGGACTCAAGCTTGCCTTCCGCGTCTATGTCGACAGTGAAGGCTCTTACCAGCAGGCAACACCTCAGTATGTAATAGATGCCGGGGCAGATGGGGCTGTCGATACAAAAGGCAGATGGAGCCCGTATGTTGACGACCCTGTTTTTCAGGAGAAGTTCTCCTTGTTCCTTAACGCCTTTGGCAAGGAATACAATGACCCTGCTGTTGTTGATTTTGTTGACGGCAATGGTCTTGGAGTCTGGGGGGAAGGAAATCGATTGAAGTTGCAGGAGGGGGATGTATCCGCTGTGCTCCGCTGGATTACCGGAGCGTATGCAGCAAACTTTACACGTGTGCTTTTGGGTGTTCAATACAACAAGAACTCAACCGGATTTGGTCTGGACAATATTGATGCTGTTGCCCTTGAAGAATACGGATATGTGATACGCAAAGACACCCTGGGTCTTCCATACTGGTTCATAGAGGCCGACAAAGAGAGGATTCGAAGTCACTTTCCCGGAATTCCCTTTTACGCGGAAAATGTTTATCAGTACCTTCAGTCCCGGAGGAAGTGGGAAAATGATTATGATACCCTGCGGGCAGCGCTTGAGGCAGTCCTCAATGACGCCTTGTCCCTGCATGCAAATACACTGGACCTTCGCATTCCTGAAGACACGGAAGCCTGGTTTTCAGAGGCCCCCGACCTGGTACAGGAGTTTATTGTCAAAGGTGGATACCGTTTGATTCCTGCGGAAATTACCTATCCTGACAGAGTAGAGCAGGGAGGAGAGATAACCATATCACATACCTGGAAGAATACAGGTGTCGGGGTGCTGCCCAATAACAAGCCCCAATGGAATTACAAGTACAAGGTTGCCTTTGCCTTGATCGACCCTGCAACAGAGCAGGTTGTGTTCAGGGCCATTGACGGGGTTGCAGAGCCTTCTGCCTGGGTAGAAGGGGGTCAATATTCCTACACACTAAAGGCTTTTCTTGATTCAGTGCCGGCTGGGAGTTACAAGTTGGGATGTGCAATTATAGATTCCACCCTGGATAACACGCCTGCCATTAGTCTTGCAATCCTGAATGAAAAAACGGATTCCGGCTGGTATATCCTGGGCGATATATCGGTGGATTAA
- the traF gene encoding conjugal transfer protein TraF codes for MAGVRHIFLLGLSFLLLTTSAFAAEFVTIGPRAMGMGGAHVAVASDATAIYWNPAGLSAQHRVTDIRAHVGAVVKDHSGLADLWDDIDTVLNGREISDSEFYDNPDDVVRLVDILLKLDKNGSRIDINGQAGAIASADIKGMALAIGVTGIGYANAVPRIDLINVKPIPDVLPQSIANNTSAIDLTGLQTIEYSLSLAHGFINDTLHVGATVKLMDAATYFESILAFNTSDTNIVEKVKNNKRTGQKITGDIGVIWIPSEKLRLGAVGKYLTGPSFSSARGSDIKIAPQIRAGAAFLPWRGATVALDIDVTSNETLTPGYKERQVAVGFEQALGTKGKILSDLFTLRAGGYKNVAESGSNFVATAGLGLGLLGLRLDLAGAYDFAKEEIGASANVAFQW; via the coding sequence ATGGCAGGTGTAAGACATATTTTTTTATTGGGACTCTCTTTCCTTCTTCTGACAACCAGTGCCTTTGCAGCGGAATTTGTAACAATAGGACCGCGGGCCATGGGCATGGGAGGTGCTCATGTTGCAGTTGCATCAGATGCTACGGCTATATACTGGAATCCTGCCGGCCTGAGTGCCCAGCACAGGGTAACGGATATCAGGGCTCACGTCGGGGCGGTTGTCAAGGACCACAGTGGCCTTGCAGACTTGTGGGACGATATTGATACTGTCCTTAACGGGAGAGAGATTAGTGATTCGGAATTCTATGACAACCCGGATGATGTAGTCCGCTTGGTGGATATACTCCTCAAGTTAGATAAAAATGGCAGCAGAATAGACATCAATGGCCAGGCAGGGGCTATTGCAAGTGCCGACATCAAGGGTATGGCCCTGGCAATAGGTGTAACAGGCATAGGCTACGCAAATGCTGTGCCAAGGATCGACCTAATTAATGTTAAACCCATCCCCGATGTCCTCCCCCAATCTATTGCCAACAATACGTCAGCAATAGACCTCACCGGCTTACAGACTATTGAATACAGTCTGAGCCTGGCACACGGTTTTATCAACGATACCCTCCACGTTGGGGCCACAGTTAAACTTATGGATGCCGCCACCTACTTTGAGTCTATCCTTGCCTTTAATACCAGCGATACCAATATCGTGGAAAAGGTAAAAAATAACAAACGCACCGGCCAGAAGATAACAGGGGATATTGGTGTAATCTGGATACCGTCGGAGAAGTTAAGGCTTGGAGCCGTTGGAAAGTACCTTACAGGCCCCTCATTCTCCTCTGCAAGGGGCAGCGATATAAAGATAGCCCCACAGATAAGGGCTGGTGCCGCCTTTCTGCCATGGCGGGGGGCAACTGTCGCACTTGATATAGATGTTACCTCCAACGAGACCCTTACGCCGGGATATAAGGAGCGGCAGGTTGCTGTTGGATTCGAGCAGGCACTTGGAACCAAAGGAAAGATATTAAGTGATCTCTTCACCCTCAGGGCGGGGGGATACAAGAACGTGGCAGAGAGCGGATCAAACTTTGTGGCTACAGCAGGTCTTGGATTAGGTCTCCTTGGATTAAGATTGGATCTTGCCGGCGCATACGATTTTGCAAAAGAAGAGATTGGAGCCAGTGCCAATGTGGCTTTTCAATGGTAA
- a CDS encoding avidin/streptavidin family protein, with the protein MGLEGTWYNELGSEMNLQVDGNSVSGTYQTAVGDAQGIYTLAGTTDTEPYGQSQAVGFTVAWVNKSGNSHSVTAWSGQLQMIDGQEILTATWLLTQETEPEHDWASTLVGMDVFKRSQPSKAESEKRAKQAPWSHPAKSRR; encoded by the coding sequence ATGGGATTGGAAGGCACCTGGTATAACGAGTTGGGTTCAGAAATGAATCTACAGGTAGATGGAAATTCTGTGTCGGGAACATACCAGACTGCTGTCGGAGATGCACAAGGCATCTATACCCTGGCAGGCACTACAGACACAGAACCTTACGGTCAGAGTCAGGCTGTCGGATTTACTGTTGCCTGGGTTAATAAAAGTGGAAATTCACACTCTGTAACCGCCTGGTCCGGACAACTGCAAATGATTGACGGCCAGGAAATATTGACGGCAACATGGCTCCTTACCCAGGAAACCGAACCTGAGCATGACTGGGCATCCACTCTTGTCGGGATGGATGTCTTTAAAAGAAGCCAGCCTTCGAAAGCAGAATCTGAAAAAAGGGCAAAACAGGCCCCATGGTCTCATCCGGCAAAATCAAGGAGATAA
- a CDS encoding type II toxin-antitoxin system HicB family antitoxin, with product MKQYKIIVEKHPDGYVAYPLGLRGIVVGQGETYEEALSDVKSAIKFHIETFGEEVLEVDSPVLEAFVAEAGVEA from the coding sequence ATAAAGCAATATAAAATAATAGTAGAAAAACATCCTGATGGCTACGTTGCCTATCCATTGGGACTGAGAGGGATAGTGGTAGGACAAGGTGAGACCTACGAAGAAGCACTTTCGGATGTAAAATCAGCAATAAAATTTCATATTGAAACATTCGGAGAAGAAGTTCTTGAAGTTGATTCACCAGTTCTTGAAGCTTTTGTAGCAGAGGCTGGAGTAGAAGCATAA
- a CDS encoding type II toxin-antitoxin system HicA family toxin has product MTKFPVDAPKRRVIKALEILGFMIVREREHISMVRENPEGTKTPLTMPNHPYIKASTLRTICTQARISRKEFLDAYNKT; this is encoded by the coding sequence ATGACAAAATTCCCAGTTGATGCTCCCAAACGGAGGGTAATAAAGGCATTAGAAATTTTAGGGTTTATGATTGTAAGGGAAAGAGAACATATTTCAATGGTTAGAGAAAATCCAGAGGGGACAAAAACTCCTTTAACAATGCCCAATCATCCATACATAAAAGCTTCGACATTAAGAACCATATGCACACAAGCAAGGATATCAAGGAAAGAATTTTTAGATGCATACAACAAGACATGA